Proteins encoded within one genomic window of Anastrepha ludens isolate Willacy chromosome 4, idAnaLude1.1, whole genome shotgun sequence:
- the LOC128862029 gene encoding uncharacterized protein LOC128862029, giving the protein MDFESIASDLPCKFDATLVKIKANLQREIGKRSTGQHCSTFRANTGDSQSIIVNTNRSRLPLLMLPKFSGAYTEWSNFFSMFTSVIDNDGDLTQSDKLQYLRSCLSGAALDTIQSLEINENNYKNTLDLLKKRFDNKRIIFQAHIRQIFGLDRADASASKLRELTDKVTSHIGALLSLGSQEQIADCIIVELLLQKLDKATQSKWEENSSSNELPSWDQLAAFLEKRCRTLENVEHAIQTQTDQVDRNGGCAFCRCSDHRIYHCQQFSTLSPNLRQKEAKKLSLCLNCLKGGHQMRDCKSGSCRVCQLKHHTLLHFDRTSSASTSISGPVTQPPTLKSNTIAATSSVPGHALTSRSPSDAVLLATAVIFVKNRAGTFVPCRATYNFVGPNIRRQFRASGMPTCQLKAIRSMSY; this is encoded by the exons ATGGACTTTGAGTCTATTGCCAGTGACCTGCCCTGCAAATTCGATGCTACATTAGTGAAAATTAAGGCGAACCTGCAACGAGAGATTGGCAAACGTAGCACAGGTCAGCACTGCTCGACATTTAGAGCGAACACTGGTGACTCGCAGTCGATCATCGTGAATACCAATCGTTCTCGCTTGCCTTTGCTAATGCTACCTAAATTTAGTGGCGCGTACACCGagtggagcaactttttctcGATGTTCACCTCCGTCATTGACAACGATGGCGACCTAACGCAAAGTGATAAGCTGCAATACCTGCGTTCCTGCTTGAGTGGTGCTGCTTTGGATACTATCCAATCTCTGGAGATAaacgaaaataattataaaaatacattaGATTTACTCAAAAAACGTTTTGATAACAAGCGAATTATATTTCAGGCACACATCAGACAGATCTTTGGGCTGGACAGGGCAGATGCATCCGCAAGCAAGTTGCGGGAGTTAACGGACAAGGTTACATCACACATAGGCGCGTTGCTGTCGCTTGGGTCACAAGAACAAATCGCTGACTGCATCATAGTTGAACTACTACTCCAGAAGTTGGACAAGGCTACTCAATCCAAGTGGGAAGAAAATTCATCTAGCAACGAACTGCCGTCGTGGGATCAGTTAGCTGCATTTTTGGAAAAGCGGTGTCGTACCCTCGAAAATGTGGAGCATGCCATACAAACCCAAACGGATCAAGTTGACAGAAACG GTGGTTGCGCGTTTTGTCGGTGCTCTGATCATAGAATTTACCACTGTCAGCAATTCTCCACTCTTTCTCCAAACCTTCGCCAAAAAGAAGCCAAGAAGCTCTCGCTTTGCCTTAACTGTCTAAAGGGTGGCCATCAGATGAGGGATTGCAAATCTGGATCCTGTAGAGTTTGTCAACTGAAACACCATACGCTTTTGCATTTTGACCGCACATCTTCTGCTTCAACTTCTATATCAGGCCCAGTCACGCAACCACCCACATTGAAATCAAACACCATAGCTGCAACATCATCTGTCCCTGGCCATGCCCTCACTTCGAGATCTCCATCTGATGCTGTGCTTCTAGCCACTGCagtaatttttgtcaaaaatcgtGCTGGTACCTTCGTGCCATGTCGGGCAACTTACAACTTCGTAGGACCAAATATTCGGCGGCAGTTTCGGGCATCGGGGATGCCAACCTGTCAACTGAAGGCTATTCGGTCAATGTCGTACTGA